One genomic segment of Longimicrobiaceae bacterium includes these proteins:
- a CDS encoding alpha/beta hydrolase-fold protein, producing MIRSRLFIVAALLSAACTLSPGVPVSTTPAAASTAATGTVVHDTVRSAALRGNPLGDPADRHVAIYLPPSYAAEPSRRYPVVYLLHGFDGDPEQWAEERMRVPQAMDSLVAAGTVREMVVVMPDGKNALGGSFFANSPATGRWEDFAVREVVAHVDRRYRTLPGPAGRGIAGWSMGGHAALRLAAAHPEVFGAAYALSPCCLGDLWADFGPRGGTADQMAEPWRRAMSLRSREEVAAAGFGVRLRLALAALLSPDPSGRPVGVALPFTWAMDGTYPAQPAHSAWDRASPDSLVARHLRGFARLRGVAFDAGRTTGSGTSRRARERCRPPSRAPGSGTPTSCTPVRTGATSRGGFARTSSPSSRSA from the coding sequence ATGATCCGTAGCCGCCTCTTCATTGTCGCCGCGCTGCTGTCGGCGGCCTGCACCCTTTCTCCCGGCGTCCCGGTCTCGACCACTCCCGCCGCGGCGTCCACCGCCGCGACGGGCACCGTCGTCCACGACACCGTACGCTCGGCGGCCCTCCGGGGGAACCCGCTCGGCGACCCGGCCGATCGGCACGTGGCGATCTACCTGCCGCCCTCGTACGCGGCCGAGCCGTCGAGGCGCTACCCGGTCGTCTACCTGCTGCACGGCTTCGACGGCGACCCGGAGCAGTGGGCCGAGGAGCGGATGCGCGTTCCGCAGGCGATGGACTCGCTCGTGGCCGCGGGCACGGTGCGGGAGATGGTCGTGGTCATGCCGGACGGGAAGAACGCTCTCGGCGGCTCCTTCTTCGCGAACTCCCCGGCGACGGGGCGGTGGGAGGACTTCGCCGTGCGGGAGGTGGTGGCGCACGTGGACCGGCGCTACCGGACGCTGCCCGGGCCGGCGGGGCGGGGGATCGCCGGCTGGTCGATGGGCGGGCATGCGGCGCTGCGGCTCGCGGCGGCGCATCCCGAGGTGTTCGGTGCGGCGTACGCGCTGAGCCCCTGCTGCCTGGGAGACCTGTGGGCCGACTTCGGACCCCGGGGCGGTACCGCCGATCAAATGGCGGAGCCCTGGCGCAGGGCGATGTCGCTCCGGTCCCGCGAGGAGGTGGCGGCGGCCGGCTTCGGGGTGCGGCTCCGGCTGGCATTGGCGGCCCTGCTGTCGCCGGACCCGTCCGGGCGCCCCGTGGGCGTCGCGCTCCCGTTCACCTGGGCGATGGACGGGACCTATCCGGCCCAGCCGGCGCACTCCGCCTGGGACCGCGCCTCGCCCGATTCCCTGGTGGCGCGGCATCTCCGCGGGTTCGCGCGGCTGCGCGGGGTCGCATTCGACGCGGGACGGACGACGGGTTCCGGCACATCCCGGCGAGCACGGGAGCGCTGTCGGCCTCCCTCGCGCGCGCCGGGATCCGGCACACCTACGAGCTGTACGCCGGTACGCACGGGAGCCACGTCGCGGGGCGGCTTCGCACGCACGTCCTCCCCTTCTTCTCGGAGCGCCTAG